A part of Candidatus Cloacimonadota bacterium genomic DNA contains:
- the mfnA gene encoding tyrosine decarboxylase MfnA, which translates to MNRTSLPKTEVLELIQSVLKHDKSYKKGNVISTMCTYPNTFAQELFSKFIDRNIGDANLFPGVVQLEQEVIASLGELLHNPDAYGNIVTGGTEANFLALWAYRELSGKHTIIVPETAHFSLYKSANILNLKVKTIHVDKNRQIHIAETEKAIDNDTFCIVGIAGTTELGVIDPIAELSALCLKYNLYLHIDAAFGGFVIPFMKDMGYDVADFDFALPGVTSITIDPHKMGMCPIPAGGILFRNKDLTKKIEWSVSYLSGGHTAQTTFVSSRSGASVIAVWGMLNYLGYEGYNDIIKQCLHVRDYLLSELNKIKEISPIQEPTINIVGVTSTKYNIVEFAEALRDKGWAISLFTKHLRIVLRPSVTKKVISAFIHDIKEVLSCIQAKI; encoded by the coding sequence ATGAATAGAACTTCCCTCCCGAAAACAGAAGTACTCGAACTGATCCAATCAGTGCTCAAACACGACAAATCATACAAAAAAGGCAATGTGATCAGCACCATGTGCACCTATCCGAACACCTTTGCACAAGAATTATTCTCGAAATTCATCGACAGGAACATCGGCGATGCAAACCTGTTTCCCGGTGTTGTTCAATTAGAGCAAGAGGTCATTGCTTCCCTTGGTGAATTGCTGCACAATCCGGATGCTTATGGAAATATCGTAACCGGCGGCACTGAAGCTAACTTCCTGGCATTGTGGGCATATAGGGAACTTTCCGGTAAGCATACGATTATCGTGCCCGAAACCGCACATTTTTCTCTGTATAAAAGTGCAAATATTTTAAATTTGAAGGTAAAAACCATCCATGTTGATAAAAATCGCCAGATCCATATTGCAGAGACAGAAAAAGCTATAGATAACGACACGTTCTGCATCGTCGGCATAGCAGGGACCACCGAGCTCGGTGTGATTGATCCGATTGCTGAACTTTCTGCTCTGTGCCTGAAATATAACCTGTACCTGCATATTGATGCGGCATTTGGCGGTTTTGTAATTCCATTTATGAAGGATATGGGATATGATGTTGCTGACTTCGATTTCGCTCTCCCCGGTGTTACTTCGATCACGATCGACCCCCACAAGATGGGCATGTGCCCTATTCCAGCAGGTGGAATATTATTCAGAAATAAAGATTTGACCAAAAAGATCGAGTGGAGTGTCAGCTATCTCTCGGGAGGTCATACGGCTCAAACCACTTTTGTCAGCTCCCGATCCGGTGCTTCGGTAATTGCAGTGTGGGGTATGCTGAACTATCTCGGCTACGAGGGGTACAACGACATCATCAAGCAATGCTTGCACGTTCGCGATTATCTCCTTTCAGAACTTAATAAGATCAAAGAAATCTCCCCTATTCAGGAACCAACCATCAACATCGTTGGGGTAACATCTACGAAATACAACATTGTCGAGTTCGCAGAAGCGCTTCGCGATAAGGGCTGGGCAATCTCACTCTTTACGAAACATCTGCGAATCGTACTGCGTCCGTCAGTAACCAAAAAAGTAATTAGTGCATTTATTCATGACATAAAAGAGGTGTTATCATGCATCCAAGCAAAGATATAA
- the rho gene encoding transcription termination factor Rho, protein MTTKIFQGLLNISNDHKAVLWKTPFDKNDAYYNFPNRLISQYKLVSGARIACEIHGRNIEKLISVCGMEPDNFKNRRQFHELTATNPDKKFNLDVSEFDSLRIIDLMIPIGKGTRGLIVSPPRAGKTILLEQLATSLTSVNPEVRVIVLLIDERPEEVTSFKQNTNVQVFFSSFDQGLRSHVALSDFLINHIRVELECGNDTVILLDSLTRMGRAYNSSERNPQSRTMSGGLGSTALELPRKLFGLARNIQDGGSCTILATILTDTGSRMDEMIFQEFKGTGNCEIIIDREIADQRIYPAINLRESGTRKEELLIPGDQLITIHRLRNNLLRLDKTDAIIQLKRLVADKKNNEELLHSLKLSP, encoded by the coding sequence ATGACAACAAAAATTTTTCAAGGATTACTGAACATCTCAAACGATCATAAGGCAGTGCTGTGGAAAACACCTTTTGACAAAAATGACGCATACTATAATTTCCCCAATCGCTTAATATCACAGTATAAATTAGTAAGCGGTGCGCGAATCGCATGCGAAATACATGGCAGGAATATCGAAAAGCTCATATCGGTTTGCGGCATGGAACCTGATAATTTTAAAAATAGAAGGCAATTCCATGAACTCACTGCAACCAATCCCGATAAAAAATTCAATCTTGATGTTTCAGAATTTGACTCACTCCGCATTATCGACCTCATGATCCCGATCGGCAAGGGCACACGTGGCTTGATCGTTTCTCCTCCACGTGCAGGTAAGACAATCCTTCTTGAGCAACTCGCCACATCGTTAACCTCTGTCAATCCGGAAGTACGTGTTATCGTACTTCTTATCGATGAGCGTCCTGAAGAGGTAACTTCATTTAAGCAAAACACAAATGTACAGGTCTTTTTCAGCTCATTCGATCAGGGTTTACGATCCCATGTTGCACTTTCTGATTTTCTGATCAATCATATCAGAGTTGAGCTGGAATGCGGCAATGATACGGTTATTCTGCTGGATAGTCTCACTCGAATGGGGCGTGCATATAACAGCAGTGAGAGGAATCCTCAAAGTAGAACGATGTCCGGTGGATTGGGTTCAACTGCACTGGAACTGCCGCGAAAATTATTCGGGCTGGCGCGAAATATTCAGGATGGCGGCTCATGCACGATACTTGCAACCATTCTCACGGATACGGGCTCGCGCATGGATGAGATGATATTCCAGGAATTCAAAGGGACTGGTAATTGTGAAATAATTATTGATCGTGAGATCGCTGATCAGAGAATCTATCCTGCAATAAATCTTCGAGAAAGCGGCACAAGAAAGGAAGAACTTCTGATACCTGGGGATCAGCTCATTACAATACATCGGCTTCGTAACAATCTGCTGAGACTGGATAAAACTGATGCAATAATTCAATTGAAAAGACTAGTCGCCGATAAAAAGAATAATGAAGAATTGTTACATTCTTTGAAATTATCACCCTAA
- a CDS encoding response regulator encodes MKTVLVIEDNEANLYLIRFMLKQNNLEVISTSKGIKGVEIALKEQPDLIIMDIQLPDINGLEATRRIRKDEKGKDLKIVALTSYAMAGDREKALQAGCTGYMEKPINPELFIKELKKYL; translated from the coding sequence ATGAAGACAGTATTAGTAATTGAAGATAACGAAGCAAATCTATATCTTATACGCTTTATGCTTAAACAAAATAATCTTGAGGTGATCAGCACAAGTAAGGGAATTAAAGGTGTTGAAATTGCGCTAAAAGAACAACCAGATCTCATTATCATGGATATTCAACTGCCTGATATCAATGGGCTTGAAGCCACCAGAAGAATCAGGAAAGATGAAAAGGGAAAGGACTTAAAAATAGTTGCACTGACGTCATATGCTATGGCAGGAGACCGTGAAAAGGCATTACAAGCCGGATGCACAGGTTATATGGAAAAACCAATAAATCCAGAACTGTTTATTAAGGAACTCAAAAAATATTTATAG
- a CDS encoding uracil-xanthine permease, which produces MKDLNGKTFIIGFQQMFVMFGATVLVPLLTGLDVGVTLFCAGIGTVLFHIITKFKVPVFLGSSFAFIPGIIAVSTAKGGSLPEALGGIAIAGLVYVVVAIIFRFIDVRTLHKILPPHVTGPMIILIGLILAPVAISNANGTNSAAIVQQIGKNGCWGIALFTFAVAIFVRIFFKSIGKKFLSMLPVLFALVAGYVLSIIIGIVDFTSINQASWFGLPKFSLPVFTTRAISIIVPISIVTIVEHFGDILAIGNVVGKDFFKDPGIHRTLMGDGLATSLSAMIGGPANTTYSENTGAVALTGNYNPLTMRIAAVCAIVLSLVPKFTSIISTIPGPVIGGISILLFGMISSIGIKNMIDNNVDLTDPKVLMITAAMLVLGLGGAKFTLGNFELEGLGLAAIVGVILNLILNFKEINKKLPQ; this is translated from the coding sequence GTGAAAGATCTTAACGGTAAAACCTTTATCATCGGTTTTCAGCAGATGTTCGTGATGTTTGGAGCAACCGTATTGGTACCGCTTCTAACCGGGCTGGATGTAGGAGTTACACTTTTCTGTGCAGGCATTGGCACGGTTCTTTTTCATATTATCACAAAATTTAAAGTACCAGTATTCCTTGGATCTTCATTTGCATTTATTCCGGGTATCATCGCAGTTTCAACAGCAAAAGGCGGATCGTTGCCGGAAGCGCTGGGCGGCATTGCGATCGCCGGTCTTGTGTATGTGGTCGTTGCGATCATTTTCAGGTTCATCGACGTCCGCACCCTGCACAAAATCCTTCCCCCTCATGTGACTGGACCGATGATCATTCTCATTGGTCTGATCCTTGCACCTGTTGCGATCAGTAATGCAAATGGAACAAATTCAGCAGCGATTGTACAACAGATCGGGAAAAACGGTTGTTGGGGTATTGCGCTGTTCACTTTTGCTGTTGCGATCTTCGTGAGGATATTCTTCAAAAGTATAGGAAAGAAATTCCTCTCAATGTTGCCCGTCCTCTTCGCACTCGTGGCTGGATATGTCCTTTCAATTATTATCGGGATCGTTGATTTTACTTCCATCAATCAAGCATCATGGTTTGGGCTGCCGAAATTCTCCCTTCCGGTTTTTACCACACGTGCGATTTCAATCATTGTACCCATCTCCATTGTAACAATCGTTGAGCATTTCGGGGATATCCTTGCTATTGGTAATGTTGTAGGTAAAGACTTCTTCAAAGATCCGGGTATTCATCGAACCTTGATGGGGGATGGACTTGCCACGTCTCTCTCTGCGATGATCGGCGGACCTGCAAATACTACGTATAGTGAAAATACCGGGGCAGTTGCACTTACCGGAAATTATAATCCTCTTACTATGCGGATAGCTGCGGTGTGTGCGATCGTGTTATCGTTGGTACCAAAATTTACATCCATCATTTCAACAATTCCCGGACCAGTCATTGGTGGCATCTCGATTCTGTTGTTCGGTATGATCTCTTCGATTGGTATAAAAAATATGATCGATAATAACGTCGACCTAACCGATCCAAAGGTTCTTATGATTACAGCTGCGATGCTCGTACTTGGACTTGGTGGGGCAAAGTTCACGCTGGGAAATTTTGAACTTGAAGGTCTGGGACTTGCTGCAATTGTTGGTGTTATACTTAATCTTATTTTAAATTTCAAGGAAATCAACAAAAAGCTGCCCCAATAA
- the coaBC gene encoding bifunctional phosphopantothenoylcysteine decarboxylase/phosphopantothenate--cysteine ligase CoaBC gives MHPSKDIIGTKGNGLQGKRIALGITGSVGCLRSVDLARELMRHGAEVFVIMSEEATKLVTPAMFEWATGNPVATELTGKIEHIWLAGEHKESCDLILVAPATGNSLSKIACGIDDTPVLSTVTSAIGSGIPVMIVPAMHESMYKNPFILENIEKLKKANINVIEPVREEGKAKIASVHTMVEMVINNLYKKDLQDMTVLVTAGPTIEYIDDVRYITNKSSGKMGFALAKDAVRRGAHCILVSGPTKLVPPAGCYLIPVETTNEMLDAITKAMKENNVDVFISAAAVADWKMKKQEEGKLPSSQDFSIELSPTEKIIEKVKKLSPATVLVAFKAEHGLNEKQLTAKAYERLKQVQSDYIVANDVKEPDSGFQSDDNKIFVINAKGEVQFKGRDTKHALAQRILDIVKGGLEL, from the coding sequence ATGCATCCAAGCAAAGATATAATCGGAACAAAAGGAAATGGGCTGCAGGGCAAACGAATTGCTCTGGGCATTACCGGAAGCGTGGGTTGTCTCCGCAGTGTTGATCTGGCACGTGAACTCATGCGTCACGGTGCAGAAGTATTTGTTATCATGAGTGAGGAAGCCACAAAACTGGTTACACCTGCAATGTTCGAATGGGCAACCGGCAATCCCGTTGCAACCGAACTCACCGGTAAGATCGAGCATATCTGGTTAGCTGGCGAACACAAAGAAAGCTGCGATCTGATCCTCGTTGCACCTGCAACAGGTAATTCCCTCAGCAAAATCGCATGCGGTATCGATGATACACCTGTGCTTTCCACCGTAACCTCTGCTATCGGCTCAGGTATTCCTGTGATGATCGTGCCTGCCATGCATGAGAGCATGTATAAGAATCCCTTCATTTTGGAAAATATCGAGAAGTTGAAAAAAGCAAATATCAATGTAATCGAACCGGTGCGCGAAGAAGGCAAAGCAAAGATCGCAAGCGTGCACACCATGGTGGAAATGGTTATAAACAATCTCTATAAAAAGGACTTGCAGGATATGACTGTGCTGGTAACTGCCGGACCCACCATCGAATACATAGACGATGTACGCTACATTACCAATAAAAGTTCCGGCAAAATGGGCTTTGCTCTGGCAAAAGATGCAGTTCGTAGAGGTGCACACTGTATTCTAGTTAGCGGACCGACCAAATTGGTACCTCCAGCCGGTTGTTACTTAATTCCAGTTGAAACAACAAACGAGATGCTCGATGCCATTACTAAAGCTATGAAAGAGAACAATGTGGATGTGTTCATCAGCGCTGCCGCAGTTGCGGACTGGAAAATGAAGAAACAGGAAGAGGGAAAACTCCCCTCCTCACAAGATTTCTCAATTGAACTATCACCAACCGAGAAAATTATTGAAAAGGTAAAAAAACTATCACCAGCCACCGTTCTGGTTGCATTTAAGGCAGAACACGGATTGAACGAAAAACAGCTCACAGCAAAGGCGTATGAGCGTCTCAAACAGGTTCAGTCAGACTACATCGTTGCCAATGACGTGAAAGAACCGGATTCCGGCTTCCAGAGCGATGATAATAAGATATTTGTGATAAATGCAAAAGGCGAAGTGCAGTTCAAAGGAAGGGACACGAAGCACGCACTTGCACAAAGGATTTTGGATATTGTGAAGGGTGGGTTGGAATTATAA
- a CDS encoding response regulator, with translation MKILIVEDETLIALNIKRFLERKGYTVLTPVASGEDALNTIQIEHPDVMLLDIRLTGEMTGLDVARKMIDLGEVLNIVFMSGYVTHEVVKEALELKPLDFLEKPIDVHKVVTILSKI, from the coding sequence ATGAAAATTCTTATTGTTGAAGATGAAACACTCATAGCTCTTAATATCAAGAGATTTCTCGAAAGAAAGGGCTATACGGTACTTACACCGGTTGCTTCGGGTGAGGATGCACTCAATACTATTCAGATAGAACATCCTGATGTGATGCTTCTTGATATCCGCCTTACCGGTGAAATGACAGGTCTGGATGTTGCCAGAAAAATGATTGATTTAGGAGAAGTCCTGAATATCGTTTTTATGTCCGGTTATGTTACCCATGAAGTAGTTAAAGAAGCTTTAGAACTTAAACCTCTTGATTTTTTGGAAAAACCTATTGATGTGCATAAAGTAGTGACAATATTAAGTAAGATTTAA
- a CDS encoding transporter substrate-binding domain-containing protein has translation MKKEFYILLFLTVALLFNQLLLSAENINSIKVGVYNNYPKVYINEHGQASGIFPEIMAVIAEKQGWEIIFVEGTWNEGLKRLEDEEIDVMVDVALSDERKLKYDFNLESVLVSWGCIYSRTGKDINTILDLEGKKIAVMKNSILTNGQEGIVNLVELYGVNCIFVEVADYYDVFSLIQQGEVDAGVTNRHFGAAFEDQYNVRMTNLIFYPTQLRLAFPKDSDRSAYFIPRIDEVLREMQKDTDSEYYTILAKYNLYPKKGIPEWIIPLLAGLLGIAIFFTIVYMMAKWRIKQQTRALQSTNEVLKQEIAEHQRTLRELALSRENYRNFVENIPGLVYMYDQDEDGTRTPVITTNRNEEFLGKEVAGMIKENYSSFFDQILPEDKERIQELSKEVEDTDQAFNYEYRVQISDDEVKWFRSIGRVKNLTNGKKRWQGVILDINQRKQAEEDLEIAAKRWQTTFDSSNDAIWILDTDQRILQVNESALRIFETTKDKLVNTFCCQAIHNSKNPIPDCPFVRMTKSKKREVKELKLPKERWVLVTVDPIFDNQHNIVGAVHNVRDISERKKIEHELELYREQLEEIVKTRTEDLERKTKELEKANIDLQEADRLKSIFLASMSHELRTPLNSIIGFTGILLMGMVGELSDEQKTQLKIVKSSANHLLELINDILDISKIEAGKVELHKEAFMMNDIITEVLDTFKHSADDKGLELKRHLGENIEVYTDMRRFKQVIFNLVGNAVKFTDKGTVSVTTELKDNREVDIIVKDTGIGIKNEDMGKLFEPFQQIDSELTKKREGTGLGLHLTKKIMNLLNGKIHVESTPDEGTTFIITFPHIIKENNNEDSISN, from the coding sequence TTGAAAAAAGAATTTTATATCTTGTTGTTTCTTACTGTTGCCTTATTGTTCAATCAACTTCTTCTATCAGCAGAAAACATCAATAGTATTAAAGTAGGTGTTTACAACAATTATCCTAAAGTCTATATCAATGAACATGGACAAGCTTCTGGAATTTTTCCTGAAATTATGGCAGTGATTGCTGAAAAGCAGGGATGGGAAATTATTTTTGTCGAAGGAACATGGAATGAAGGTTTGAAACGTCTCGAGGACGAGGAGATCGATGTTATGGTCGATGTTGCCCTTTCTGATGAAAGAAAGTTGAAATATGATTTTAATCTTGAGTCAGTCCTTGTGAGCTGGGGATGTATTTACTCACGAACTGGTAAAGATATCAATACAATACTCGATCTTGAAGGTAAAAAAATTGCTGTTATGAAGAACAGTATTCTCACGAATGGTCAGGAAGGAATCGTAAATCTAGTGGAATTGTATGGCGTTAATTGCATCTTTGTCGAAGTTGCCGATTACTATGATGTGTTCAGTTTGATACAGCAGGGAGAAGTTGATGCCGGTGTTACAAATCGACATTTTGGCGCTGCATTTGAAGATCAATATAATGTCAGGATGACCAATTTAATATTTTATCCCACACAGCTACGTCTTGCTTTTCCAAAAGATTCAGATCGCTCTGCTTACTTTATTCCTCGTATTGATGAAGTGCTTCGCGAAATGCAAAAAGACACAGATTCAGAATACTACACCATTCTTGCTAAGTATAATCTCTATCCCAAAAAAGGTATTCCCGAATGGATCATACCACTTCTTGCAGGTTTGTTAGGTATTGCGATATTTTTTACCATTGTCTATATGATGGCAAAGTGGCGTATCAAGCAGCAAACACGAGCATTACAGAGCACAAATGAGGTGCTGAAGCAGGAGATCGCCGAACACCAACGAACTCTGAGAGAACTTGCACTCAGCCGGGAGAATTATCGAAATTTTGTTGAAAACATTCCCGGACTCGTCTATATGTATGATCAGGATGAAGATGGCACCAGAACACCAGTTATAACAACAAACCGCAATGAAGAATTCCTTGGGAAAGAAGTGGCTGGTATGATCAAAGAGAATTACAGCAGCTTCTTTGATCAAATTCTGCCTGAAGATAAAGAACGAATACAAGAACTTTCAAAAGAAGTGGAGGATACAGATCAAGCATTCAATTATGAGTATCGAGTACAGATTTCTGATGATGAGGTCAAATGGTTCAGATCGATAGGACGAGTTAAAAACCTCACAAATGGTAAAAAGAGATGGCAGGGAGTCATTCTTGATATTAATCAAAGAAAGCAAGCTGAAGAAGATCTTGAAATAGCTGCCAAAAGATGGCAAACAACTTTTGACTCATCAAATGATGCTATTTGGATTCTGGATACAGATCAACGTATTTTGCAGGTAAATGAATCTGCATTGAGGATTTTTGAAACCACAAAGGATAAGTTAGTTAACACATTTTGTTGTCAAGCTATTCATAATTCAAAAAATCCAATTCCTGATTGCCCATTCGTACGGATGACTAAATCTAAAAAAAGAGAAGTTAAAGAATTAAAACTGCCAAAAGAACGCTGGGTTCTGGTAACAGTAGATCCAATTTTTGATAATCAACATAACATTGTAGGTGCAGTGCATAATGTACGAGATATTTCAGAACGGAAGAAAATCGAACATGAACTGGAATTATATCGAGAACAGTTGGAAGAGATCGTAAAAACAAGAACAGAGGATCTTGAGAGAAAAACAAAAGAACTAGAAAAAGCTAATATTGACCTCCAGGAAGCTGATCGACTGAAATCTATATTTCTTGCAAGCATGAGTCATGAACTAAGAACTCCTTTGAATTCAATAATTGGTTTCACAGGAATACTTCTCATGGGAATGGTCGGTGAACTATCAGATGAACAAAAAACCCAGCTGAAGATCGTGAAAAGTAGTGCAAATCACTTATTGGAACTCATAAATGACATACTCGATATCTCAAAAATTGAAGCAGGGAAAGTAGAACTTCATAAAGAAGCATTTATGATGAATGATATAATCACAGAGGTGCTGGATACGTTCAAACACAGTGCAGATGACAAAGGATTAGAACTCAAAAGACATTTAGGTGAAAATATTGAAGTCTATACAGATATGAGAAGATTCAAGCAGGTAATTTTCAATCTTGTTGGGAATGCGGTCAAATTTACGGATAAAGGAACCGTGAGTGTCACTACTGAACTCAAGGATAACAGAGAAGTGGATATTATTGTTAAAGATACAGGGATTGGTATCAAGAACGAAGATATGGGAAAACTTTTTGAACCATTTCAGCAAATCGATTCTGAACTTACAAAAAAGCGAGAAGGCACCGGTCTTGGTCTTCATTTAACAAAGAAGATCATGAACCTTTTGAACGGAAAAATTCATGTGGAAAGTACTCCCGATGAAGGCACAACATTTATTATAACATTTCCACATATAATAAAGGAAAATAATAATGAAGACAGTATTAGTAATTGA
- a CDS encoding response regulator, with protein sequence MMKILVIDDKDDARYFLKVLFEGKGHGVLSATNGKEALDILKEKAVDLIISDILMPDMDGFEFCKTVKNDKKLKYKPFVFYTATYVDKKDEEFALGLGADLFLRKPMDPDTLIKELSGIMKEIEDKTYKHQEMKLKTNKDIYQLYNRRLIKKLEDKIVQLEQEIERRSQAEMKLRKALHEKEVLLKELYHRTRNNMQVIIAMLRLYSSKLFDASWNEETIEDIISKIRTMALVHHKLYESQDLSHVNLRDYFESMLQILNESHGEVLDTCEIKTELEEIQVLLDTAIPLGFIVNELITNACMHAFPDEKRGIIKISLGRNDMNQIVLSVQDNGIGLPEDFDMQSSDNVGLSIVSTMVEKQLRGVIEYKTGTGLQWNITLDKEIYSERV encoded by the coding sequence ATGATGAAAATTTTAGTGATCGATGACAAAGACGATGCCAGATACTTTTTGAAAGTATTGTTTGAAGGTAAAGGTCATGGAGTTCTAAGTGCCACAAACGGGAAAGAAGCCCTGGATATCCTAAAAGAAAAAGCAGTCGATCTCATTATCAGCGATATCCTCATGCCGGATATGGATGGATTTGAGTTTTGTAAGACCGTGAAAAATGATAAGAAATTGAAGTATAAACCCTTTGTTTTCTATACTGCTACATACGTTGATAAGAAGGATGAAGAATTTGCACTCGGTCTTGGCGCTGACTTGTTCCTCAGAAAACCCATGGATCCTGATACTCTTATAAAAGAACTCAGCGGGATCATGAAAGAAATTGAAGACAAGACCTACAAACACCAGGAAATGAAGCTGAAAACGAACAAAGACATCTATCAACTCTATAATCGCAGGTTGATCAAAAAATTAGAAGATAAAATCGTACAATTGGAACAAGAGATAGAACGGCGATCACAAGCAGAGATGAAACTGCGAAAGGCATTGCATGAAAAAGAAGTCCTCCTTAAAGAGTTATATCATCGCACACGAAACAATATGCAGGTCATTATCGCGATGCTGAGATTATATTCATCAAAGCTTTTTGATGCATCATGGAATGAAGAAACCATTGAAGATATTATCAGCAAGATCAGGACAATGGCATTGGTACACCATAAACTGTATGAGTCTCAGGATCTCTCACACGTTAACCTTCGTGATTATTTTGAAAGCATGCTTCAGATACTCAATGAAAGTCATGGAGAAGTACTCGATACATGTGAAATCAAGACGGAACTCGAAGAGATACAGGTACTTCTGGACACTGCCATCCCGCTGGGATTTATCGTCAATGAACTCATTACGAATGCCTGCATGCATGCGTTCCCAGATGAAAAAAGGGGAATTATTAAGATCTCCCTTGGCAGGAATGATATGAATCAGATAGTGTTATCAGTTCAAGATAATGGTATAGGACTTCCGGAGGATTTCGATATGCAGTCTAGTGATAATGTTGGGCTTTCTATTGTATCTACTATGGTTGAAAAGCAGTTACGGGGAGTGATCGAATACAAAACCGGGACAGGCTTACAATGGAACATAACACTTGATAAAGAGATCTATTCAGAAAGAGTGTGA
- the panB gene encoding 3-methyl-2-oxobutanoate hydroxymethyltransferase yields MNIQEIKEIKGKDKLVMITCYDFQMAKIFSSVGIDLILVGDSLGMVFQGDSTTKNVTMEQMLYHVESVSKGAGNIPIVGDMPIHSYGTKEIACENAHRFIEAGADAVKLEGYYPVTINYLVENCIPVQGHIGLLPQTYESFKVVGRKPKDHDRLLREAKEIEQAGAFTLVLESIPEQLGKEITESVSIPTIGIGAGRFCDGQVLVINDLLGMDPAFHPKFVKNYANLFTIISESVNAFKKDVKDGSYPQKEHVYE; encoded by the coding sequence ATGAATATACAAGAAATAAAAGAGATTAAAGGCAAAGACAAGCTGGTCATGATAACCTGCTATGATTTCCAGATGGCGAAAATATTCTCGTCCGTGGGCATCGATCTTATTCTTGTTGGAGATAGTCTCGGTATGGTTTTCCAGGGTGATTCCACTACGAAGAATGTGACCATGGAACAAATGCTTTATCATGTAGAATCTGTTTCAAAGGGAGCTGGAAATATACCAATTGTTGGAGACATGCCGATCCACTCCTACGGCACAAAAGAAATTGCATGTGAAAACGCACATCGTTTCATCGAAGCGGGTGCTGATGCGGTCAAATTGGAGGGTTACTATCCCGTAACCATCAACTATCTCGTAGAGAACTGCATTCCTGTTCAGGGACATATCGGGCTACTTCCTCAAACCTATGAATCATTCAAGGTTGTGGGCAGAAAACCAAAGGATCATGACCGGTTATTGCGAGAAGCAAAAGAGATCGAGCAGGCAGGTGCATTCACGCTTGTTTTGGAATCGATCCCGGAACAGCTTGGTAAAGAGATCACGGAAAGCGTGTCAATCCCGACCATCGGTATCGGCGCTGGAAGATTTTGCGATGGGCAGGTACTCGTGATCAATGATCTACTCGGTATGGATCCAGCATTTCATCCCAAATTTGTAAAAAATTATGCAAACCTTTTTACAATCATATCTGAAAGCGTAAACGCATTTAAAAAAGACGTAAAAGACGGCAGCTATCCTCAAAAGGAACATGTATATGAATAG